Proteins encoded in a region of the Anoxybacillus amylolyticus genome:
- the hyfB gene encoding hydrogenase 4 subunit B: protein MEDFATHLFVLSLFLFIFGAFGALCFSRHAKLANVLAHCSSFLGGLVGATTAVLVLSTKQSIVVTAWVIMSDVVLRFKIDMLSAYFLFVVSLVTVAVSLYSLGYVTEYYGKKSVGLLGSGLNLFVLSMIAVITVDHSVSFLIAWELMSLLSFFLVMVEHEKAETRKAGYVYVVMTHFGTVFIILSFLILFFFTNQLDFSSFTQMAAHLPASVKNIVFLLSFIGFGTKAGMIPLHVWLPRAHPAAPSHVSALMSAVMIKTAIYGLLRVNYDFLKGGATWWGAVVLGIGILSAVFGILFGVAENDMKRFLAFSSAENIGIIFMGLGASLLFRSYHEPLLGALALTALLYHVLNHAIFKGLLFMGAGSVLYATHTKNINELGGLIRFMPWTAVFFLIGGMSLAAFPPFNGFMSEWATFQSLLHLSFSLHSPIWKTVGGLAAAALGLTGALVAGSVVKQFGTAFLALPRTPHAIKAKEVPLVMRLGMGMLACGVVVFGVWPGLVLRMTNTAAESYFHQSLTGRAMLYVPFHRSGESISLGGIAIIFFAILLLLIAVLRASVGKSNNHYDETWNCGTPLVPSMEYTGTSYSHPVLMIFKRIYGIKRKVDIQGEYTYYPKRIRHRLKTEAIIETKLYRPLIRGTVSLSQRLRTIQNGNLQSYLAYMIITLIVLLLWIR from the coding sequence ATGGAAGACTTTGCAACGCACCTGTTTGTGCTGTCGCTATTTCTTTTTATCTTTGGCGCATTCGGTGCCCTTTGTTTTAGTCGACATGCGAAATTGGCAAATGTTCTCGCCCATTGCAGTTCTTTTCTTGGCGGATTGGTCGGAGCAACAACTGCTGTGCTCGTTTTATCGACAAAGCAATCGATCGTCGTTACTGCATGGGTCATCATGTCTGACGTTGTTTTGCGGTTTAAAATCGATATGCTTTCCGCCTATTTTCTCTTTGTTGTTTCATTAGTAACCGTCGCTGTGTCGCTTTATTCGCTTGGATACGTCACAGAATATTACGGAAAAAAGTCAGTTGGTCTTCTTGGTAGTGGATTGAACCTATTTGTACTATCGATGATTGCTGTCATCACGGTCGATCATAGCGTGTCGTTTTTAATTGCGTGGGAACTTATGTCGCTTCTTTCTTTTTTCTTAGTCATGGTTGAACATGAAAAAGCGGAAACTCGTAAGGCAGGATACGTCTATGTTGTCATGACCCACTTTGGCACAGTTTTTATTATTCTTTCGTTTTTAATACTCTTTTTCTTTACAAACCAGCTCGATTTTTCGTCGTTTACGCAAATGGCGGCTCATTTGCCAGCTTCCGTTAAAAACATCGTTTTTCTCCTGTCGTTCATCGGGTTTGGGACGAAAGCAGGAATGATTCCGCTACACGTGTGGCTGCCGAGGGCGCATCCAGCTGCGCCAAGTCATGTGTCCGCCTTAATGTCTGCCGTTATGATTAAAACGGCGATTTATGGATTGCTTCGGGTGAACTATGACTTTTTAAAAGGTGGAGCGACATGGTGGGGGGCAGTCGTGCTTGGGATTGGCATCCTCTCTGCCGTGTTTGGCATTTTATTTGGAGTAGCGGAAAATGATATGAAGCGTTTTCTTGCGTTTAGCAGTGCGGAAAATATCGGGATTATCTTTATGGGATTAGGAGCTTCCCTTTTGTTCCGCTCGTATCATGAGCCACTCTTAGGGGCGTTAGCGTTGACGGCACTTTTATATCATGTATTAAACCATGCCATTTTTAAAGGATTGTTATTTATGGGAGCAGGCTCTGTTCTGTATGCGACGCACACGAAAAATATTAACGAACTAGGCGGGCTTATCCGGTTCATGCCGTGGACCGCTGTCTTCTTTCTCATCGGCGGCATGTCGCTTGCTGCTTTCCCACCGTTCAACGGGTTTATGAGTGAATGGGCGACGTTTCAATCGTTGCTTCACCTTTCGTTTTCGCTCCATTCCCCTATTTGGAAGACCGTTGGCGGCCTTGCAGCTGCAGCGCTCGGCTTGACAGGAGCGTTGGTTGCGGGAAGTGTCGTGAAACAGTTCGGTACTGCGTTTCTCGCCTTGCCGCGTACACCACACGCTATAAAAGCAAAAGAAGTACCGCTTGTTATGCGCCTTGGGATGGGCATGCTTGCCTGCGGGGTCGTCGTTTTCGGCGTATGGCCAGGATTGGTCTTACGTATGACAAACACAGCTGCTGAAAGCTACTTTCATCAATCATTAACCGGTCGCGCGATGTTGTACGTCCCGTTTCACCGTTCGGGCGAGTCCATTTCCCTTGGAGGGATAGCGATTATTTTCTTTGCTATACTTCTTTTACTAATTGCGGTGCTTCGCGCATCGGTCGGAAAAAGCAACAATCACTACGATGAAACGTGGAACTGTGGAACGCCGCTCGTTCCATCAATGGAATATACTGGTACATCCTATTCGCACCCTGTGTTAATGATTTTCAAGCGGATTTATGGAATCAAGCGAAAGGTAGACATCCAAGGAGAATACACGTATTATCCGAAACGGATTCGCCACCGGCTAAAAACGGAAGCAATCATCGAAACAAAGCTATACCGTCCGCTCATTCGCGGTACTGTTTCGTTGTCCCAACGGTTGCGAACCATTCAAAACGGAAACTTGCAAAGCTATTTAGCTTATATGATTATCACATTGATCGTGTTGTTGTTATGGATTCGATAA
- a CDS encoding septation ring formation regulator EzrA encodes MEQHILLQEIVKALELFSEKIHHEMQELGDQLRAEMQEMGNQLRAEMQEMGDQLRAEMQEMGDQLRAEMQEFRAEVNERFDRLDTKIASLRIELTETQETVDFLSSKTIQHERKFRSFYGQS; translated from the coding sequence ATGGAACAACACATATTGTTACAGGAAATTGTCAAAGCGCTCGAATTATTTTCGGAAAAAATTCACCATGAAATGCAAGAATTGGGCGATCAACTCCGTGCAGAAATGCAGGAAATGGGCAATCAGCTCCGTGCAGAAATGCAGGAAATGGGCGATCAGCTCCGTGCAGAAATGCAGGAAATGGGCGATCAGCTCCGTGCGGAAATGCAAGAGTTTCGTGCGGAAGTGAATGAGCGGTTTGATCGACTTGACACGAAAATCGCCAGCTTGCGCATTGAGCTAACCGAAACGCAAGAAACGGTTGATTTTCTCTCATCGAAAACGATTCAGCATGAGCGAAAATTCCGTAGTTTCTATGGACAGTCGTAA
- a CDS encoding ArsR/SmtB family transcription factor — protein MNLELQQFKADFFKALAHPLRIRILELLCEGDKNVNELQTLIGSEGSAVSQQLAILRSKNIVYGTKDGNRVVYSLRDPMIKELLAIARQIFNNHLIDTISMLDKFNDEAE, from the coding sequence TTGAATTTAGAACTGCAGCAATTTAAAGCGGATTTTTTCAAAGCGCTCGCCCACCCGTTACGAATTCGCATTTTAGAATTATTGTGTGAAGGCGATAAAAACGTCAACGAACTGCAAACGCTGATCGGCAGTGAAGGGTCCGCTGTTTCGCAACAACTGGCGATCTTGCGAAGCAAAAACATTGTCTACGGAACGAAGGACGGAAACCGCGTCGTCTATTCTTTACGCGATCCGATGATTAAAGAACTGTTAGCCATCGCGCGGCAAATTTTTAACAACCATTTGATCGACACGATCTCGATGCTAGATAAATTTAACGACGAAGCCGAATAA
- a CDS encoding hydrogenase large subunit, translating into MEKTAKQWLSRIKQQLGKKIRAVEQNGAQETVMLVEKTVLPDVCYFLWHEKKGRLFTMVGNDERDIHGFFALYYVFSFDSFRHFITVKTLIDPLDPTFPSVAVQLPAANWYEREVKDLLGLRPQGHPDPRPLILHGDWPEDLHPLRKEFPLDRHAPRVQSREAFMPYDSEDVTEIPVGPIHAGIIEPGHFRFGAVGDTILHLDARLFFTHRGLEKASEGMPLEKALFLAERICGVCALSHSVAFAQAVERLGEVMIPPRAAYLRTLFLELERLYNHIGDVGNVCAGFGFAVGISQGARLKEIMQQLNERIVGHRYLRGVVRLGGVRIDITEREKEDIVQTLAYVKKEFEELVDLLFSHDIVMNRMATTGVLSLEHVHQLEVVGVAARASGRSVDIRRDQPYAAYDRVPFHVPVYEAGDVLARVRVRIDEVSESIAIIEKLLHSLPNGDTFTPLPPLPPYRSSMGWCESPRGETVHWLMVGPDQTIYRYRIRSATYSNWPAVPLAVKGNIVPDFPLINKSFELCYACCDR; encoded by the coding sequence ATGGAAAAAACGGCAAAACAATGGCTTTCGCGAATCAAACAACAGCTCGGAAAGAAAATACGTGCTGTCGAACAAAACGGCGCGCAAGAAACGGTTATGCTTGTAGAAAAAACAGTACTTCCTGATGTCTGTTATTTCCTTTGGCACGAGAAGAAAGGACGATTATTTACGATGGTCGGAAATGACGAGCGGGATATTCACGGTTTTTTCGCATTATATTATGTATTTTCCTTCGATTCTTTTCGTCATTTCATCACAGTGAAAACGCTAATTGACCCACTTGACCCGACGTTTCCATCCGTTGCGGTGCAGTTGCCAGCAGCGAATTGGTATGAACGGGAAGTAAAGGATTTGTTAGGGCTTAGACCACAAGGACATCCGGATCCTCGCCCGCTCATTTTGCACGGCGATTGGCCGGAAGATCTTCATCCTTTAAGAAAAGAGTTTCCACTCGACCGACACGCCCCGCGCGTCCAAAGTCGAGAAGCGTTTATGCCGTACGACAGCGAAGACGTGACAGAAATACCGGTTGGGCCGATTCATGCAGGTATTATTGAACCAGGGCATTTCCGTTTCGGAGCAGTTGGCGATACGATTTTGCATTTAGATGCCCGGTTATTTTTTACACATCGTGGCTTAGAAAAAGCAAGCGAAGGAATGCCGCTAGAAAAAGCATTATTTCTTGCAGAGCGAATATGCGGCGTTTGCGCGCTTTCGCACAGCGTAGCGTTTGCTCAAGCGGTAGAACGTCTAGGGGAAGTGATGATTCCACCCCGTGCCGCCTATTTACGAACACTGTTTTTAGAACTGGAACGGTTGTATAACCATATCGGTGATGTCGGGAACGTATGCGCTGGATTTGGATTTGCGGTCGGAATTAGCCAAGGAGCGCGCTTAAAAGAAATAATGCAACAATTAAATGAACGCATTGTTGGCCATCGTTATTTACGTGGGGTCGTTCGCCTTGGTGGGGTAAGAATCGATATAACCGAACGAGAGAAAGAAGATATTGTACAAACATTAGCGTACGTCAAAAAAGAGTTCGAAGAGCTCGTCGACTTGTTGTTTTCTCATGATATTGTTATGAATCGAATGGCGACGACCGGTGTCCTTTCCTTAGAGCATGTTCATCAGTTAGAAGTTGTCGGCGTAGCTGCTAGAGCATCAGGGCGATCGGTCGATATTCGGCGCGATCAGCCGTACGCCGCCTATGATCGTGTTCCATTTCACGTTCCAGTTTACGAGGCTGGTGACGTTCTTGCTAGGGTTCGCGTTCGCATAGATGAAGTGTCAGAATCGATCGCAATTATTGAAAAGCTATTGCACTCCCTTCCTAACGGCGATACGTTCACTCCCCTTCCACCGCTACCGCCGTATCGTTCGTCAATGGGATGGTGCGAGTCGCCGCGGGGAGAAACAGTGCATTGGCTAATGGTTGGTCCAGATCAAACGATTTACCGATATCGAATTCGCTCAGCTACCTATAGTAACTGGCCTGCGGTTCCGCTTGCAGTAAAAGGAAATATCGTTCCTGATTTTCCGCTCATTAATAAAAGTTTTGAGCTTTGCTATGCTTGCTGCGACCGATAA
- a CDS encoding glutamate-5-semialdehyde dehydrogenase: MSELIVKAKKLKQAASQLAMLSTEEKNNALTMIAEALIAQTEYILQENEKDMAIGKGNGLSPSLLDRLQLTEERIQQIADGVRQVVDLPDPIGETIEEWTRPNGLLLKQIRVPLGVVGMVYEARPNVTVDAASLCLKTGNAVLLRGSSSAIHSNKALVSVMQAALKRSAIPADAIQLLEDTSRETAQQMFRLKEYLDVLIPRGGAGLIQSVVENATIPVLETGVGNCHIFIDDSAKKEMAIDIVINAKLQRPSVCNAVETVIVHNKWPYTNELLHTLHEKGVELRGDKQLAATYPFVREATEEDWATEFLAPILAVKLVETVDEAIEHIERYGTKHSEAIISKCKEHVEQFFARIDAAVLYHNASTRFTDGEQFGYGAEIGISTQKLHARGPMGLRAITTTKTLVYGNGQVRE, from the coding sequence ATGAGTGAATTAATCGTCAAAGCGAAAAAATTAAAGCAAGCGGCTAGTCAATTAGCAATGTTATCAACAGAAGAAAAAAACAACGCGCTCACGATGATTGCCGAAGCGTTAATTGCGCAAACGGAGTACATTTTACAAGAAAACGAAAAAGACATGGCGATCGGAAAAGGAAACGGGCTCTCTCCTTCATTGCTTGATCGTTTGCAGCTCACGGAAGAACGCATTCAGCAAATCGCTGATGGGGTTCGCCAAGTCGTTGATCTGCCAGATCCGATCGGGGAAACGATAGAAGAATGGACACGACCAAATGGGCTGCTCTTAAAACAAATTCGTGTACCGCTCGGTGTCGTCGGCATGGTGTATGAAGCGCGACCAAATGTCACCGTCGATGCGGCTAGCCTTTGTTTAAAAACGGGAAATGCTGTCTTGCTGCGCGGCAGCTCTTCCGCCATTCACTCGAATAAGGCGCTCGTTTCGGTCATGCAAGCGGCGTTAAAACGGTCGGCCATTCCAGCCGATGCGATTCAACTATTAGAGGATACGAGTCGCGAAACGGCGCAACAAATGTTTCGCCTAAAAGAGTATTTAGACGTACTCATTCCCCGCGGTGGAGCAGGACTTATTCAATCGGTCGTCGAAAACGCAACGATCCCAGTATTAGAAACAGGCGTCGGCAACTGCCATATTTTTATCGACGACTCTGCCAAAAAAGAAATGGCGATCGATATTGTCATAAACGCCAAACTGCAGCGCCCATCCGTCTGTAATGCGGTTGAAACGGTCATCGTTCATAACAAATGGCCATATACAAACGAACTGCTTCACACCTTGCATGAAAAAGGGGTCGAATTGCGTGGCGACAAACAGCTTGCGGCTACATATCCGTTCGTCCGTGAAGCGACAGAAGAAGATTGGGCAACTGAATTTTTAGCCCCTATTTTAGCGGTGAAACTCGTCGAAACGGTGGACGAAGCGATTGAACATATTGAGCGCTATGGCACGAAACATTCCGAAGCGATTATTTCCAAATGTAAGGAACACGTGGAACAATTTTTCGCTCGCATCGATGCCGCTGTATTGTACCATAACGCCTCTACCCGTTTTACCGACGGCGAACAGTTTGGGTACGGTGCCGAAATCGGCATTAGCACGCAAAAACTGCACGCCCGCGGACCGATGGGCTTGCGCGCCATCACGACAACGAAAACGCTTGTGTATGGAAATGGGCAAGTGAGGGAATAA
- the proB gene encoding glutamate 5-kinase: protein MKKKRIVVKIGSSSLTEKNGTLSEQKLREHVEALTYVKQLGHDVILISSGAVAAGFGLLGYRSRPKTIAGKQAAAAVGQGVLMQSYISAFRSFGIVTGQLLLTRADFYDRERFRNLFATISTLLERGVLPIINENDSVSVEELTFGDNDLLSALVGGFLHADALIILTDINGLYDQNPKHPEAKKYHFLAEITNELIAQAGGSGSAVGTGGMKSKLLAAQKALSFGVNVFIGTGTGKEKLKHILEGKGDGTYIGSPFQEHMQMRKQWIAYHSEVAGAIEIDEGAETALLHKGKSLLPAGVTNVFGSFQALDVVNVVNQKGEIIARGQVYYAADDLAKVKGFSSEEAKRYSFHHRPEVIHRDNLVCLKKTSIC from the coding sequence GTGAAAAAGAAGCGAATTGTCGTCAAAATTGGCAGTAGCTCATTAACGGAAAAAAACGGGACGCTCTCGGAACAAAAGCTTCGTGAACATGTTGAAGCACTTACTTATGTCAAACAGCTCGGACATGATGTCATTCTTATTTCATCGGGGGCAGTAGCAGCCGGTTTCGGTTTGCTTGGGTATCGTTCGCGACCAAAAACGATCGCTGGAAAACAAGCAGCTGCCGCAGTCGGCCAAGGGGTGCTCATGCAAAGCTACATTTCAGCCTTTCGTTCATTTGGCATCGTCACTGGGCAATTGTTGTTAACGCGCGCCGATTTTTACGATCGAGAGCGATTTCGTAACTTATTCGCGACGATTTCTACATTGTTAGAACGAGGCGTGCTTCCAATCATTAACGAAAACGACTCTGTTTCTGTTGAGGAATTGACGTTTGGCGATAACGATTTATTGTCGGCGCTTGTGGGTGGATTTTTACATGCCGATGCTCTCATCATTTTAACGGACATTAACGGGCTATATGACCAAAACCCGAAACATCCGGAAGCGAAAAAATATCATTTTCTTGCCGAAATTACCAATGAACTCATTGCCCAAGCAGGCGGAAGTGGCTCGGCGGTTGGAACAGGGGGCATGAAATCAAAACTGTTGGCAGCACAAAAGGCGCTTTCTTTCGGTGTTAACGTTTTTATTGGCACAGGGACTGGGAAAGAAAAATTGAAACATATTTTAGAAGGAAAAGGCGATGGGACGTATATCGGCTCTCCTTTTCAAGAACATATGCAAATGCGTAAACAATGGATCGCGTACCATTCCGAAGTCGCAGGTGCAATTGAAATTGATGAAGGAGCAGAAACAGCCCTTTTGCATAAAGGAAAAAGTTTATTACCTGCTGGGGTGACAAATGTGTTTGGTTCATTTCAAGCGCTTGATGTCGTCAATGTCGTCAACCAAAAAGGAGAAATCATTGCGAGAGGGCAAGTATATTACGCCGCTGACGATTTAGCGAAAGTAAAAGGTTTTTCAAGCGAGGAAGCGAAACGATATTCTTTCCACCATCGCCCAGAAGTGATTCATCGCGATAACTTAGTATGCTTAAAAAAGACCTCTATCTGCTAA
- a CDS encoding hydrogenase, with translation MEQWIALLLLISAIWLLQIRKISDSVPILAFQSLVLALTAGAMWYQTKLSHLLVAALLTLVVKAMIIPAILHYTIKKIDVHRQVERVTSKYAALLIATILSVAGFYVTSRLHLPSTKFGEPYLPVSITFVFLGAFIMIDHKKALMQGIGLITIENGLFLVAQSISYGMPMMVELGIFFDMLVTVVIIGILSFRIHSTFESLNIEKMSNLKG, from the coding sequence ATGGAACAATGGATTGCCTTGCTGCTTCTGATTAGCGCGATTTGGTTATTGCAAATTCGAAAAATAAGCGACTCGGTGCCGATTTTAGCGTTTCAGTCGTTAGTGCTTGCGCTAACAGCAGGAGCGATGTGGTATCAAACGAAACTTTCCCACTTGCTCGTGGCAGCGTTATTAACGTTGGTTGTCAAAGCAATGATTATTCCAGCTATTTTGCATTACACCATCAAAAAAATTGATGTGCACCGACAAGTAGAGCGCGTGACGTCTAAATACGCGGCACTTTTAATTGCCACTATTTTGTCGGTAGCTGGATTTTACGTTACTTCCCGCCTTCACCTTCCGAGTACAAAATTTGGCGAACCGTATCTTCCAGTATCGATTACGTTCGTCTTTCTTGGCGCGTTTATTATGATCGACCATAAAAAGGCGCTCATGCAAGGAATCGGACTCATTACGATTGAAAACGGCTTGTTTTTAGTAGCGCAATCCATTAGCTACGGCATGCCGATGATGGTGGAGTTAGGGATTTTCTTTGATATGCTCGTAACAGTCGTCATTATCGGAATTTTATCATTCCGTATTCATTCAACATTTGAAAGTTTGAATATCGAAAAAATGAGTAACTTGAAGGGATGA
- a CDS encoding NADH-quinone oxidoreductase subunit B family protein, producing the protein MKSGKEQTADLRWTLQKRMKEVLGRSLHIRHVDSGSCNGCDFEMNTLTNPIYDIQRFGVDFVASPRHADMLMVTGGVTRHLEEALIKTYNAASEPKMVVAIGACACGGGIFGRTYANYGGVDQIVPVYVYVPGCPPRPEAIIEGILLALDRYEELSRNKGEKMH; encoded by the coding sequence ATGAAAAGCGGAAAAGAGCAAACAGCTGATTTGCGATGGACGCTACAAAAAAGAATGAAAGAAGTGCTCGGACGGTCGCTGCATATTCGCCATGTTGATTCCGGTTCTTGTAACGGCTGCGATTTTGAAATGAATACATTGACAAACCCGATTTACGATATTCAACGGTTTGGAGTAGATTTTGTCGCCTCCCCTCGCCATGCAGATATGCTAATGGTGACTGGGGGTGTAACGAGACATTTAGAAGAGGCGCTTATAAAAACGTACAACGCTGCTTCCGAGCCAAAAATGGTCGTCGCTATCGGTGCATGTGCATGCGGAGGAGGAATTTTCGGACGCACTTATGCCAACTATGGCGGTGTCGATCAAATCGTCCCTGTTTATGTTTATGTACCTGGTTGCCCTCCACGACCAGAAGCAATCATCGAAGGAATTTTGCTAGCGCTCGATCGATATGAAGAGTTATCAAGAAATAAAGGAGAGAAGATGCATTGA
- a CDS encoding respiratory chain complex I subunit 1 family protein — MFLQAVIIILLAPFIQGVIKKTKARMQNRIGPSVWQPYYDVMKFMKKDAVLSRHSSWLSIVTPYVVFVSIVTAGIFIPTYTVNNDWHFIGDVILVVYLFGVARFFTALTALDAGGSFGGMGSSREMALSAIAELALLLSLFAVCLSSETMKLPNLVVSLTHNGWDWFTPSYGLAFFAMLIVVIAETGRIPVDNPDTHLELTMVHEGMLLEYSGRYLGLMMWAAQIKQLLFLSLFISLFFPWGIAASGDILQTSLSFLLYVGKLIVLAMLLAFIETMYAKIRLFKVPKLLGASMILSLMAILLQVFE, encoded by the coding sequence ATGTTTTTACAGGCGGTAATTATCATTTTGCTTGCCCCGTTTATTCAAGGGGTTATTAAAAAAACGAAAGCGCGCATGCAAAACCGGATTGGACCAAGCGTTTGGCAACCATATTATGATGTCATGAAGTTTATGAAAAAAGATGCCGTTCTTTCGCGCCATTCGTCATGGCTATCGATCGTTACGCCGTATGTCGTCTTTGTATCGATTGTAACGGCAGGGATTTTTATTCCTACTTATACCGTTAACAATGACTGGCATTTCATCGGCGATGTCATTCTTGTCGTTTATTTGTTTGGCGTTGCACGCTTTTTTACTGCGCTTACTGCTCTTGATGCTGGAGGCTCGTTCGGCGGCATGGGGTCAAGCCGCGAAATGGCGTTGTCTGCGATTGCGGAGCTAGCATTATTGTTATCGTTGTTTGCTGTTTGTTTATCGAGCGAAACGATGAAGCTTCCTAATCTTGTCGTTTCGCTCACACATAACGGCTGGGATTGGTTTACCCCATCGTATGGGCTTGCGTTTTTCGCCATGCTTATCGTCGTCATTGCAGAAACAGGACGCATTCCGGTGGACAATCCGGATACTCATTTAGAGTTGACGATGGTTCACGAAGGAATGTTACTTGAATATTCCGGTCGGTATTTAGGATTAATGATGTGGGCAGCACAAATAAAACAGCTATTGTTTTTAAGTCTTTTTATCAGTTTATTTTTCCCGTGGGGGATAGCTGCGTCAGGAGATATATTACAAACGTCCTTATCCTTTTTACTATACGTAGGAAAACTAATAGTTCTCGCTATGCTTCTTGCGTTCATTGAAACGATGTATGCCAAAATTCGGCTGTTTAAAGTACCAAAACTACTCGGTGCGTCAATGATTTTGTCTTTAATGGCGATTTTGCTTCAGGTGTTTGAATAG
- a CDS encoding hydrogenase 4 subunit F: MGEVSLLLIIPLVTAVLCWKINVRVGEKLQVITTLFNVVVGLFIAKTVFFHAPITGWHRLIYIDALSAFNILLIVLIGFVASLYSVGYMNHEVAEKIIGDNKVRHYYLWFHLFLGTMLAVSVVNNLGFLWVGIELTTLVSALLVAFYRKGTSLEAAWKYLIMGSVGIAFALLGIIFLYLSGGDLFGESTDALNWTVLHQAAKHLNPQWTLIAFIFVLVGFGTKAGLAPMHFWLPDAHSQAPSPVSAVLSGVLLNTALYGIFRIYTITNTTLDGKAAPYLIVFGLFSIAITVPFMLVQHDLKRMLAYSSVEHMGIITLGVGIGGALGLYGAVLHMFHHSMAKSLLFFTAGNITQNYHSKRMERISGVLKTMPITGSIFLIAAFAITGTPPFNVFVSEFTIMRAGFQSGHFVATVSFLLFVVLIFSGMMYYVVRMAFGEAPTKVEKKEMNRWSTAALFIPLIAVIVFGLYVPPFFQEVIQQVTVVLQGGKL, encoded by the coding sequence ATGGGAGAAGTTTCGTTGCTGCTCATCATTCCTTTGGTGACAGCAGTGCTTTGCTGGAAAATAAACGTTCGCGTTGGTGAAAAACTGCAAGTAATCACTACGTTGTTCAACGTAGTTGTTGGTCTTTTTATCGCCAAAACTGTATTTTTTCATGCACCAATAACCGGCTGGCATCGCCTAATCTACATCGATGCTTTAAGTGCTTTCAATATCCTACTAATTGTGCTGATTGGATTTGTTGCTTCCCTCTATTCAGTTGGATATATGAACCACGAGGTAGCGGAGAAAATCATTGGCGATAATAAAGTGCGGCATTATTATTTATGGTTTCATCTTTTTCTCGGAACGATGCTAGCCGTCAGTGTTGTCAATAACCTTGGATTTCTCTGGGTCGGTATCGAATTGACGACGTTAGTGTCCGCTCTTTTAGTCGCTTTTTATCGAAAAGGGACGTCGCTAGAAGCCGCGTGGAAATATTTAATCATGGGAAGCGTTGGTATCGCCTTTGCATTACTAGGAATTATTTTTCTTTATTTATCCGGGGGAGATTTATTTGGAGAAAGCACGGATGCATTAAATTGGACCGTATTACATCAAGCAGCTAAACACCTTAATCCGCAATGGACGCTTATTGCATTCATTTTTGTGTTAGTTGGTTTCGGGACAAAGGCCGGACTAGCCCCGATGCATTTTTGGCTACCAGATGCACATAGCCAAGCTCCTTCGCCAGTCAGTGCGGTATTATCAGGGGTATTATTGAATACAGCGCTTTATGGCATTTTCCGCATATATACGATCACCAATACTACGCTAGATGGAAAAGCAGCGCCATATTTAATCGTTTTTGGGCTATTTTCGATTGCGATTACCGTTCCATTCATGCTCGTCCAACATGATCTGAAACGGATGCTCGCTTACTCTAGCGTCGAGCATATGGGCATTATTACGCTCGGTGTTGGCATTGGTGGAGCGCTCGGTCTTTATGGCGCTGTCCTTCATATGTTTCATCATTCTATGGCAAAGTCATTATTGTTTTTTACTGCTGGAAACATTACACAAAACTATCATTCGAAACGAATGGAACGGATTTCTGGTGTATTAAAAACGATGCCTATTACAGGAAGCATTTTTTTAATTGCAGCGTTTGCGATTACTGGAACACCACCGTTTAATGTTTTTGTTAGTGAATTTACAATTATGCGCGCTGGATTCCAGAGTGGACATTTCGTAGCGACTGTTTCGTTCCTTTTATTTGTTGTTCTTATTTTTTCTGGGATGATGTATTATGTCGTGCGAATGGCGTTCGGAGAAGCACCGACGAAAGTAGAAAAAAAAGAAATGAATCGCTGGTCAACAGCTGCACTCTTTATTCCATTAATAGCCGTTATCGTTTTCGGGTTATACGTTCCACCGTTCTTTCAAGAAGTCATTCAACAAGTGACGGTTGTGTTACAAGGAGGAAAATTGTGA
- a CDS encoding 4Fe-4S binding protein, with translation MFDIIKKIWKTKTVTKTDLFIDAPERFRGKPILVSNECTGCQACTIACPAKAIALEQNGDAISVSLFYTTCIFCGICAEVCEMNAIQITNEYRLATKNKDELTVKKQTTFAKLLTAGKEV, from the coding sequence ATGTTTGATATTATTAAGAAAATATGGAAAACAAAAACGGTAACAAAAACGGACTTATTCATAGACGCTCCTGAACGTTTTCGTGGAAAACCGATTTTGGTTTCGAATGAATGCACCGGTTGCCAAGCATGCACCATAGCATGCCCTGCAAAAGCAATCGCGCTCGAACAAAACGGCGATGCCATTTCCGTCTCTTTATTTTATACTACTTGTATTTTTTGTGGCATTTGTGCAGAGGTATGTGAAATGAACGCCATTCAGATTACAAACGAGTATCGGTTAGCGACAAAAAACAAAGACGAACTAACCGTAAAGAAACAAACAACTTTTGCGAAACTTTTAACAGCGGGAAAGGAAGTATGA